The stretch of DNA CATGACGCAGCCCGCGTTCGCGGTGGAGTCCGCCATCCACGAACTGGCGGTCGCGCTCGGCATCGACCCCGTCGAGTTGCGGCGCCGCAACATCGTCCGCCCCGGCGACTCACTGGTGGCGATCGAGGACGGGCCCGACGACGTCGTGTTCGGGGAGGACGGGCTCGGGCAGTGCCTCGACCTCGTGGACGCCGCCTTGGCACGAACTGCGAACGGGCAGGTGCTGGGCGAGGATTGGCTCGTCGGCGTGGGCACCGCGTGCGGGCTGCACGAGACGGCGCCGCCGACCGAACACATCTCGGAGGCGTGGGCGACGCTCGGCGCCGACGGCGTGTACGAACTCGCCGTCGGCACCGTCGAATTCGGTGAGGGGACGTCGACGGCGCACGTGCAGATCGCGGCGACCCAGCTCGGCACGACGCCGTCGCGGGTGCGTCTCGTGCAGTCCGACACCGACCGCACGGGTTTCGACACGGGGGCGTTCGCCAGTGCGGGCCTCTTCGTCGCGGGCAACGCCGTGTCGCAGGCGTCGGAAGCGCTGCGCACCCGCATCCTGGCGTTCGCCGCCGCGCACACCGGGGTCGACGTCGCGTCCTGCTCGATGGACGACGACGGGGTGCTCTGCGACGGCACACGCGTGCCGTTGACCGAACTCCTCGACGCCGCCCGCCCCCGAGGCATCCGGTTCACCGAGGCGCGCAAGGCGTACGGGTCGCCGCGCAGCGTCGTCTCCAACGCCCACGGCTTCCGCATCGCCGTCCACCGGGTGACGGGCGAGATCCGCATCCTCTACAGCGTCCAGGCCACGGACGCCGGGGTGATCATCAACCCGGTGCAGGTGCGCGGCCAGATCGAGGGCGGCGTCGCCCAGGGCATCGGATTCGTGTTGACCGAGAACTTCCACGTCGACGACAAGGGCGTGATGACCAACCCCACCCTGCGCAACTACCGCATCCCCACCTTCGCCGACATTCCCCGAACCGAAGTGCTGCTGGTCGATTCGTCCGACTCCGTCGGGCCGATGCGCGCGAAGGGTATGGCGGAGTGCTGCATCAACCCGGTGGCGCCTGCGCTGGCCAACGCGCTGGAAGACGCGACGGGCGTGCGTTTCCGCGAGTTGCCGCTCACCCCCGAGCGCATCTACAGCCGCATCGGCGAGAGCCGATCGGTTCCGACGACCTGAGCCGGGAGGAGAGGGCGATGGACACCGAGAAACCCACCGAGAAGTTCACCGGCAACGCCGCGACGGTCATCATCGGCCAGAAGGTGCGTGCCGGGTCCGAGGAGGCCTTCGAGGCCTGGCAGCGGGACATGAACGCGGCCGCGTCCCGTTACCCCGGATTTCTGGGCGCCGAGATCTCCGCACCCACAGCCGTGCAACCCGACTGGGTGGTGGTCTACCGCTTCGACTCCGTCGCCCACGTGCAGGCGTGGATCAACAGCGCCACCCGGCAGGACCGCCTCGACGCCGGACAGCCGTACTTCGACGGCCCCGCCACCCAGCAGGTCATCACCGGTGGCGGCGTGCGGGAGGCGGATCCGCTCGTGACGGTCGTCGTGACGCACCGTGTCCGCCCGGAACACGTCGACGACTTCCTCGCGTGGCAGGACCGACTGCGACTGGAGGAGAGCAGGTTCGACGGCTTCCGCGGGAGCGAACTGTTCCGCCCCGTCGAAGGTGTCCAGGACGAGTGGACCGCGCTGTACCGCTACGACAACGCCGCCGACCTCGACGCGTGGCTCACCTCCGCGAAACGTCAGGAGTTGCTCGCGGAGGGGGAGAAGTTCCACGACTTCGAATTGCGCACCATCGACAACTCCTTCGGCAGCTGGTTCGCGTTCGACGAGAACGGCCGCGAGGCGCCGCCGCCGTCCGAGACCAAGACGTCGATCGCGGTGTGGGTCGGCCTCTATCCGACGGTCGTGATCCTCACCCTCGCGCTGTCGCCGCTGAAGATGCCGCTGTGGCTCGGTCTGCTCGTCGGAAACCTGCTGTCCAGCTTCATCATGAGCTTCGTGACGATGCCCTACTACGTGAACAGGCTGCTGGGGCACTGGCTACGGCCGGCCCCGGGCGTTCCCGAATCGAAGACGAACCTTCGAGGGCTCGCGGTCGTCTCCGGGGCTATGGTGTTCTGGGTCGTCGTCTTCTATTTGGTGACCACCCAGTTCTGGACCCTGCCCTGACACCGAGAGAAACGGGTGCCATATGTCAGCCTCGGAAATCCGAGTGAGCCGAAAGATCGACGCGCCCGCGAGCGCGGTGTGGAATGTCCTCACCGACCTGGACAACGCCGAGTCGGTTCTGAGCGGCGTGGAGAAGCTCGAGCGACTGGACTCGACGAAATACGAGGTCGGCACGCGGTGGCGTGAGACCCGGGTGCTGTTCGGCAAGTCGTCGTCCGAGGAGATGTGGGTCGCGGAGATCGATCCGGAGAAGCGCACGGTGGTGAAGGCCTCGTCCCGCGGCGCCGACTACACGACGGTGTTCACCCTGACGCCCGCCGGCGACGGCACCACCCTGACGTTTCACTTCTCGGCGGAAGCATCCGGCATGGGTGCGATTTCGCGGGTCCTGATGAAGGTGTTCGGCTCGTTCGCGCTGAAGGCCACCACCAAGATGATCCGGCAGGATCTCGACGACATCGCGGCCGCCGCCGAGAAGCGGACCGGCTGACCGCGCTTACCGGCCGCCGAGCGGCACGGGACCCATCGACGCGGGAAGCGTGGGAAGTGTGCCCAGCGGCAACGGCACCACCGTCGTGGACTGCGGGTCCGGGCGGCCCAGCCCGAACTTGCGGACCTCGGTGCCGCCCGGCCCGCCGCCGCTGACGAGCAGGTCTGCGCCCGTGGTGGTGCTGGTCGTGGCCACCTGCACACCGGTGCCGGGTGGGCCGCCGGCGAACGGCGCGAACGACGCGATCTGGGTGAAGGCGACGGCGCCGTCGGAGTGATGGTTCGGGCTCTCCAAGTACATGCGCGGTTCGCCGTCGAGGCGTGACCCGCTCGACCACACGCGGACCGTGCCGTCGCCTCCGAGCATGCCGGTGACGATGCTCTTCGCGCCGCCCTCGGCGCCGGCCACCCAGCCCGTCGCGAGGGAGACACCGCCGACGTAGTTCTCGTCGAACGCCAGGAACTCCGACGTCGTCCTCGGGCCACCGGTGTGGCCGGCGTGCTCGTCCGCGGTCCCGTCGGCCTCCGCCGCGGCGGTCGGCTCGAACAGGTCGTACCGGAACGTCTTCACCCGAGGTGCTTCTCCCGGTCCCGGGGCGGTGACGATGCTCGCCCGGCCCGACGCGGTGTCGACCAGGCCGGTGGCGACGGTGACCCCGGACTCCGAACCGGGGTAGGGGGTGAACGTCGAGAAGGTCTCGGGTGCCTCGCCCCGGTCCGCGGGCAGGGTGGACGAGAACACCTTCACCTGAGTTTCGGTGCCCGGTCCGGTGCCGACGATGATGTTGTCGGCCAGCGCGTTTCCGTCGATGTCCGCGCCCGCGACGGTCACGCCCCCGCGGAAGCCGGCGTCGAACGGGGCGAACCGGGCCAACTCGGCGGTGAACGGGCCCGAGCCGACGTCGTTGCCGTCGTACGCGACGACTTCCGGCGCCGCGCCGGCACCCGTACCGGCGACGAGATCGAGAATCATGTCGCCGTTGACGTCGGCCGTCGCCACCGTCGGGGCGCCCTCGAAGGAGGGGAACGGGGTGACGGCGGCGATCACCTTGTCGCCGTTGCCGTCGTGGACCTGCACGGTGGCGGGCGTGCCCGGGGTTCCCGGCACCGCCACGGCATACGTCGACACCTCCGGAATCACGTTGACGGTGGCCATCAGTCCGTTGTCCTCGTGGTTGAGGCGGTGGCAGTGGATCACGAAAGTGCCGGTGTACTCGGTGAATTTGGTGCGCAGCGTCACCGATGCGGGCTCCAGCGCGTTCTCGTTCGCGTCGGTGACGGGTGCGGGCACGTTGACGTTGTCCTCGCCCCACGGCTGCACCCCGGTCCTGGTGCCCGCGATCGGATCGACGATCTCCATCACTTGGAAGTCGTTGACGTGGATGTGCATCGGGTGCTCGTCGTTGTTGAGGTTCGTGATCGTCCATTCCTCGACCGAATTGAGGCGCGGCTGGATCAGCGGGATGTTCGGGAACGTGTTGTCGTCGAACTCGTACGTGAACGCCTTCGGGTCGCTGTTGCTGGCCTTCTCGTTGCCGAACCCGCCCGACACCGTGAGGGTGCGCATGACGTCGGGCGTCATCACCGACGTGTCCACGAAGGACGTGTAGGCGTCCAGATTCTGGCCGGGCTCGAACGGCGTGGTCCGGCCTTCGCCGCTGTCGGGTGTGACGCGGACGAGAGTTTGGGTGGGGAAGGTGAAGAAGCCGTCGGCGTAGCTGATGACCGACGGGTCGACGGTCACCGTGCCCAGTTCGGCCGGCGGATTGCCGGTGCCGTTGTTCGTGTAGAGCACGCCGGGATTGGTGACGGGCTTCGCCCCCTCCAGCGGCGGCATGTCGAGCACCAGATCGCCGGTGTCCGGCATCGTCACGGCGATCGCGTACCGCGACCCCGGCGGAATGACCAGCCGGGTGCCGTCACCGCCGACCGGCCGCTGCACCTGGGTGAACGGGTT from Rhodococcus opacus B4 encodes:
- a CDS encoding antibiotic biosynthesis monooxygenase; protein product: MDTEKPTEKFTGNAATVIIGQKVRAGSEEAFEAWQRDMNAAASRYPGFLGAEISAPTAVQPDWVVVYRFDSVAHVQAWINSATRQDRLDAGQPYFDGPATQQVITGGGVREADPLVTVVVTHRVRPEHVDDFLAWQDRLRLEESRFDGFRGSELFRPVEGVQDEWTALYRYDNAADLDAWLTSAKRQELLAEGEKFHDFELRTIDNSFGSWFAFDENGREAPPPSETKTSIAVWVGLYPTVVILTLALSPLKMPLWLGLLVGNLLSSFIMSFVTMPYYVNRLLGHWLRPAPGVPESKTNLRGLAVVSGAMVFWVVVFYLVTTQFWTLP
- a CDS encoding SRPBCC family protein, translated to MSASEIRVSRKIDAPASAVWNVLTDLDNAESVLSGVEKLERLDSTKYEVGTRWRETRVLFGKSSSEEMWVAEIDPEKRTVVKASSRGADYTTVFTLTPAGDGTTLTFHFSAEASGMGAISRVLMKVFGSFALKATTKMIRQDLDDIAAAAEKRTG
- a CDS encoding multicopper oxidase family protein, translated to MVVRRRKPIVAIAVAVVVSMTSALTACTSDEPSSAGGGNAGPGGSPVAYEEPVKLSSENGVLEVRLSAHQGTVHLDTVSEPVSNFLVFGYEVLQGRSSNGSTTGDDLYPAPTLRVDPGERLIIHYDNDLRGLTIEDFYDPAFTPAGGDVPVYPPALESAPLNLHTHGLHVSPDGNADNVLLDIPAGMGNVYDYAVPKDMPNGMYWYHSHRHTLTAQQTYAGLAGLLEIGRPDGNLPLVTQNDVPIRDMALQYNFVFDRKGKGHQLNDPNWPQFVSTLTPPQGSQLADGTYSPSLAPVNFAETTDGAQYVTNWYAGPLSPANHRGQNQFVPGNLQSFRGDSTTVPADPSLPDNERDVQYTINGQFQPELKLKPGQTEIWVLANISDFAYMPLRLTETATGKHPQFSIVGQDGNPFTQVQRPVGGDGTRLVIPPGSRYAIAVTMPDTGDLVLDMPPLEGAKPVTNPGVLYTNNGTGNPPAELGTVTVDPSVISYADGFFTFPTQTLVRVTPDSGEGRTTPFEPGQNLDAYTSFVDTSVMTPDVMRTLTVSGGFGNEKASNSDPKAFTYEFDDNTFPNIPLIQPRLNSVEEWTITNLNNDEHPMHIHVNDFQVMEIVDPIAGTRTGVQPWGEDNVNVPAPVTDANENALEPASVTLRTKFTEYTGTFVIHCHRLNHEDNGLMATVNVIPEVSTYAVAVPGTPGTPATVQVHDGNGDKVIAAVTPFPSFEGAPTVATADVNGDMILDLVAGTGAGAAPEVVAYDGNDVGSGPFTAELARFAPFDAGFRGGVTVAGADIDGNALADNIIVGTGPGTETQVKVFSSTLPADRGEAPETFSTFTPYPGSESGVTVATGLVDTASGRASIVTAPGPGEAPRVKTFRYDLFEPTAAAEADGTADEHAGHTGGPRTTSEFLAFDENYVGGVSLATGWVAGAEGGAKSIVTGMLGGDGTVRVWSSGSRLDGEPRMYLESPNHHSDGAVAFTQIASFAPFAGGPPGTGVQVATTSTTTGADLLVSGGGPGGTEVRKFGLGRPDPQSTTVVPLPLGTLPTLPASMGPVPLGGR